A window from Moritella yayanosii encodes these proteins:
- the ttcA gene encoding tRNA 2-thiocytidine(32) synthetase TtcA yields MNPENLTALEKKQFAKLNKKLRHETGKAIIDYNMIEDGDRVMVCLSGGADSYTMLDILIQLQAAAPISFDIIAVNLDQKQPGFPEDILPRYLENLGIEYKIVQKDTYSIVKDKIPEGKTTCSLCSRLRRGILYNAAVELRATKLALGHHADDIVETLFLNMFYGAKMKTMPPKLISDDKRNIVIRPLAYCREADIKAYSAFKAFPIIPCNLCGSQENLQRQAVKKMLAQWDEANPGRVNNCFNSIRNIVPSHLADLKAFDFVNMDLERADELTEFDTAFDNEIDVIPTAQSKSGVENFDPNEMVTIVEL; encoded by the coding sequence ATGAATCCTGAAAATCTTACCGCTTTAGAAAAAAAACAATTTGCTAAACTGAATAAAAAATTGCGCCATGAAACAGGTAAAGCAATCATTGATTATAATATGATTGAAGATGGTGACAGAGTCATGGTTTGTTTATCTGGTGGTGCTGACAGTTATACAATGCTCGACATTCTGATTCAATTACAAGCAGCGGCCCCAATCAGTTTTGATATTATTGCGGTGAACTTGGATCAAAAACAACCGGGTTTCCCTGAAGATATTCTGCCCCGCTACCTTGAAAATCTGGGTATTGAATACAAGATTGTTCAGAAAGATACTTACAGCATCGTTAAAGACAAGATCCCAGAAGGAAAAACGACTTGTAGTCTTTGTTCTCGTTTACGTCGTGGCATTCTTTATAACGCAGCCGTTGAACTCCGCGCGACCAAACTGGCACTTGGCCATCATGCTGACGATATCGTTGAAACATTATTCTTGAATATGTTTTACGGTGCAAAAATGAAAACAATGCCACCAAAACTTATTTCTGATGATAAACGTAACATTGTTATTCGACCACTGGCATATTGTCGTGAAGCCGATATTAAAGCTTACTCAGCATTTAAAGCATTCCCAATTATTCCTTGTAACCTTTGTGGCTCACAAGAAAATCTACAACGCCAAGCCGTCAAAAAAATGTTAGCACAATGGGATGAAGCAAATCCTGGGCGAGTAAATAATTGTTTCAACTCGATCCGAAACATTGTACCAAGCCACCTTGCCGATCTTAAAGCGTTTGATTTTGTAAACATGGATCTAGAACGTGCTGATGAATTAACAGAATTCGATACTGCGTTTGATAATGAAATTGATGTGATACCGACTGCGCAATCTAAGTCAGGTGTTGAGAATTTCGATCCAAATGAAATGGTTACTATCGTTGAATTATAA
- a CDS encoding DUF2987 domain-containing protein codes for MFNNHFIKVVLLSSLLVPSLSAQELVVGYDGFYNRIKNSKKEQYVNTKIGVFLNNSQTGKHCQIENAFINFEGAITDVEIGADFELMLPFDKDLRDNKAKLHVNVTDKASCDVTFQIMTTENNAAEYSTLSLVKQIEEFDLFLGNMAGYFGRMNLPATVGVQFIFDEVVDAYTTSGNLFKSGKQISLSQDEIIRDKIAGIKFSKKPLRIVPLTEI; via the coding sequence ATGTTCAATAACCATTTCATTAAAGTGGTGCTTCTTTCAAGTCTCCTTGTCCCTTCTTTAAGCGCCCAAGAATTAGTCGTTGGTTATGATGGTTTTTATAATCGAATAAAAAATAGTAAAAAAGAACAATACGTTAATACCAAAATAGGCGTTTTTCTTAATAATAGTCAGACGGGTAAACATTGCCAGATTGAAAATGCATTTATTAATTTCGAAGGCGCTATTACGGATGTCGAAATTGGTGCTGACTTTGAGCTTATGCTCCCTTTCGATAAAGATTTACGTGACAATAAAGCAAAACTACACGTTAATGTAACCGATAAAGCGTCTTGTGACGTTACGTTTCAAATTATGACAACAGAAAATAACGCTGCTGAATATTCAACTTTATCTTTAGTGAAGCAAATTGAAGAATTCGATCTGTTTTTAGGCAATATGGCAGGTTACTTTGGCCGAATGAATTTACCAGCAACGGTGGGCGTACAGTTTATTTTTGATGAGGTTGTAGATGCCTACACTACCAGTGGTAATTTATTTAAAAGTGGCAAACAAATTTCATTATCGCAGGACGAAATTATTCGCGATAAGATTGCTGGAATAAAATTTAGTAAAAAGCCGTTACGTATCGTACCGTTAACTGAAATTTAA
- a CDS encoding NAD-dependent deacylase has translation MFVTYNNIVILTGSGISAESGIETFRASDGLWAKHHIDDIATLEGYRRDPELVYSFYNQRFNQLSLPSIQPNDAHIALAELQKKYSGNVTIVTQNIDNLHERGGANDIIHMHGELVKARCEKTQKLFPYKQLNKLLKCPCCKEQGNLRPHVVWFNEIPLFMNDIYKSLSEADLFIAIGTSGSVYPAADFVNEANKVCAHTIEINLDATHISDNFREHRVGKATAEVRELVEELMARDKQFF, from the coding sequence ATGTTTGTCACCTATAACAACATAGTCATCCTCACCGGTTCCGGTATTTCAGCTGAATCGGGGATTGAAACATTCCGTGCAAGTGATGGGTTATGGGCTAAGCATCACATTGATGATATAGCAACTTTGGAGGGTTACCGTAGAGATCCAGAGTTAGTTTATAGTTTCTATAATCAAAGATTTAATCAATTGTCTTTACCCAGTATTCAACCGAATGACGCACATATAGCACTCGCAGAATTGCAAAAAAAATATTCAGGTAATGTCACTATTGTTACTCAGAATATTGATAATTTACATGAGCGAGGTGGAGCAAACGATATTATTCATATGCATGGCGAGTTAGTCAAAGCGCGCTGTGAAAAAACGCAAAAATTGTTCCCATACAAGCAGTTAAATAAATTATTGAAATGTCCGTGTTGTAAAGAACAAGGTAACCTTCGTCCACACGTCGTTTGGTTTAATGAAATACCGTTATTTATGAACGATATTTATAAATCACTCAGCGAAGCTGATTTGTTTATTGCTATTGGTACATCGGGATCAGTATATCCAGCGGCTGATTTCGTTAATGAAGCCAATAAAGTATGTGCACATACAATTGAAATAAACCTTGATGCAACCCATATCTCAGATAACTTTAGAGAGCATCGTGTGGGAAAAGCAACAGCTGAAGTGAGAGAATTAGTAGAAGAGTTAATGGCTCGCGATAAACAGTTCTTCTAA